CACCaggttttaaaaatcgctgttaaaatcagtgtctattaatgaaaaaaggcgctcataaaCATCagctaaaaaaaccgatgtctatgagtgaaaatctgcgctcatagacaccgatttttggaaaaatcggtgtaaaatactcaaagacattggaatttgcttaaaaccgctattgttccaccgatgtctgtgagagtttttcttgtagtgtttgcGCTCCGTTGCCACGCGTACATAAAGATTTGGCACCGACCTCTGACACCGCCTGCTGCCACCTCCAGCACCGCCTCGCTGCCACCTCCGGCACTGCCCAGCTCGACGACCACGCCTCAGCTCACTCCAATCGTGCTTCGTTCAGAGGTTAATTTTggaatattttttacttaacctCCAGAATCGAGAAAAACAAAGGTAGATGGAGGTTTTCTGATTCTGGGTCAGATACCCAAATTGATGATGTTTGATGACGTATAGGAATCGAGAAAAACTTCGAAATCTAAAAAAACCTTGAACTAAACACGATTATCATGGATAACCATAGACGGATAACTAAGGTTATCTACAATAACCCTGAACCAAACACGCTCTTATTGTGGTTGCTCTAAtctgaaaaaaatattattttaaatttttaatataaaaaaataaggatACGACACATTGTAATGCAATGTGTCCGTATGCACGCTCACGACATGAAGTTTATGTAGGTTAAACAAGTGCAATTAGCCTCCGGGGTAATCGTGCAGTGGCAGAGTGTCTTCTTAATTTCCCAAGAATTTAAGAATCGAGTCCTAATTTCAATGAATTAACAGATGAATTTCCTTTAATGGCAGTTGAGTTAAGAATGTTGGGCTGATTGGTCATCAACTGTGAACATTTCTCAATTTATCTTAGTGATTGATGGAAACTTTTATAGGACCTAACCAGTCATCCCATAATTAGTCAGTGTAAACGGGATAACCGGTACCAATTGAAAAAAACAAGCACAATTGATGAGATTTACATAGATACTTGAAAGCACTATATGATAATTTATTGATATATTTTACATTGCATTTTGTAAAGATGTAGAAGAGTGAAAATGATCtcattatatataataataattaagtCTTATCCCATTAGGTGACATTGGCTTTATAGATTCTTTTACGTCATTGAACTATATCCCTtactatattataatttatatttaaataaacttTAGTAATATAACTAATTTTCTCATTTAATAtgtatatttgtcatagttttgcaTTGTCTAATTAAAGTATATTGattgtctaagtacatgttcatatcattttaaacgtgtctctcagagtttttttttcaattatgaCTTTCTcgctaatattttaatttttatcttgtTCATCCTTGTATATCCACATATCTATCTTAATATTCTCATTTTCTATTCCTTTAGTCATAATCCAACATTTaactatatataatataatatatttaatggTCGTTTTGTAAAAAACTTCTTAAGGTTTAAATAATATCATTAAAGCATCTCCAGTGGGGGTTCCTTCCCCATTAGTGATGTGAATGACTAATTTGATAGTTGTTATTCaacgattaattttttttatttaaaattttttctataaatatactcttaatatttcattcttcttatcATTTTTTCCCCTCTCTATTTCCTTCAACCACGAAAATTATCTTAGAAGACTTGATGGCTGAAAATCCAAATCGATCTATGCTCTGTGAATTCTGGATAAATCAATTGAAGGAAGATGCAGAGGATATAGATGAATAAAGAATGCTCCGGCTATATGAGCAACAACAAATGGTACGTCAAAGAGCTCAAAGTTCTTTTGACAAAATACAGAGgagaaagtatttaaatcagGATTGTGAAGTCAGACATTCTCATCTTTTTAACAATTATTTCTCTAATGAGCCAATATATCTTGATGATATATTTCAACATCGATTCCGAATGCAAAGAAGGTTATTCTTCGTATAGTTGATGCCTTGAAAAATCATTCAGAATATTTCAATGGAAGGTCGATACGACGGGAAAAAAAGGTTTATCACCACTTAAGAAATGTATGATGACTATCCGTCAATTGGCATATGGAGTCCCTACTGATCATTATGATGAGTACCTACAGATTGCTGAAACAACTGTCATTCAATGCTTATTCAACTTCTGCCAATGTGTAATTGAAGTGTTTGGGGCTCAATATTTAAGAAGATCTATTGTTATTGATATCCAACACTTACTTGAAATGCATGAGTAGAGACATAGTTTCCCTAGCATGTTGGGTAGTCTTGATTGTATGCATCGACATTGGAAAAATTACCTCGTCACTTGGAAAGACCAGTTTACTCGGGGAGATCATGGCGTTCCAACATTTGTGCTTGAAGTAGTTGCATCTACAGACTTGTGGATATAACGAGCATATCTTTTTTGGGATTGTAGGGTCGCATAATGATATCAACATGCTTAACGAATCACCTTTATTCAATAACGTTTTGCAAGGATATGCACCTGAGGTTAATTTTATGGTCAACAATACACGATATACAAAAGGATACTATCTGACTGATAAGATATATCCGGAATAAGCTACATTCGTCAAGAGCTTTCCGTGCCCCCAGGATCTcaagagaaaattatttaaggAACAATAGGAGGCCGCGAGAAAGGATGTCGAGCGGACATTTGGAGTGCTAGCTCCAATCTCGATGGACAATGATAAGAGGTCCAGTACGATTTTGTTACAATGATAATTTGAAGGATATCATGTATACATGCATTATTTTATACAATATGATTATTGAGAATGAGGGAGATGCAGTAGTGAATTGGTCGAATGATAAAGGAGATCCTCCGTCACAAATATTTCAAGGCTCCACCCAAGAATTCCAAGAATACCTCCGGAGAAATTGCGAGCTACATGATAATGAACTACATCATCAACTTTGAGCCGACTTGGTTGAACATATCTGGGCATGCTACGGTTGTAATtacgaaaataataatttattaattatgataatgttaaatttttatttgatatatggtaatatttatgtattttttaattattaatgttattccGAGTGTTAGCAATTTATTTGAGAGGTTTTTTTTAATAGTGAAGAGATATATAGAGATTTTTTCTTTTGACGTGGTATTGAAGGAGCTCCTTGAAGGTGTCCACGATTGTAAATGCTCATATATCCTAGAATAAATTTATCAAATTTCAATTGCAAAACAAGCTTTCGGAAAACTATGTGCTGGAATTGTTGATTACTGTTAGTTGACAAACCACCATCCAATTTAATGGGGATCAAATTTGTacaataattaacttaaaaccaCCATGTGGAAATCTATATCGCGTGTTAGTAAAATTATGAACTCTTGAGGGGCCTTTGGGTAGGGCTCAAAGGTCAATAGACGAGATAAATAACAGTCAAACATAGATTAAAACCTGAGCAATCTACTCGATGAGTTTCCCCCATGCTAATTGGGGCATCTCGAGGGGCTCAGCTCCGTACCAAGCTAAATGTTGACAGGGCTCTATTCTCCATCATCTCCCGATCGGCTATTACCGATCGGACATATTCTCAGGAGTCCATCTCCCCATCATCATCTCTCGATCTGCTATCGTCGATTGGACAACTCCGAGGCTCTGCTCCCCATCATATCTCGATTGGCTATCACCGATCAGATAATTCAGAGGCCCACCTCCCCACCATCATCACCTTATCAGTTATCGTCGATCAAACAACTCCAGGGCTCTGCTTCCTGTCATATCCCGATCGACTATCGTGGATCAAACAACTACGAAGTTGTGCTCCTTGTCATATCCCGATCGGTTGTCACCGATCGTCTATCACCGATCGGACAACCTTGGGGCTCAACTCTCCATTGTTACTCAAGGGGCTTAGTTCCCCATACCTCGATTGGCTACCGTCAGACAACACCCGCTACCTCAATCGGTTATCTCCCATCAGACAACTCCATGACTCAGTCCCCCATACTCCAATAGGCTATCATCGATCAGACAATCTGGAGTCTCTACTCCACTGTCAGGTACCTTCAATGATTATCTTCCTAAAAACCCATTAAAGATCATCAAGTCCCACCTCCCCGAGTAAGGGTTGGACCCCTAGCTTTGGCCTTTCTAAATAGGATAGAAGACCTAAGGCTCATTAGGCCTTCCTACCCAAGGACCCACATACTCATCTTGTCAGTAATACCTTACATAGGATTGTCAAAGAATCAGCAAGATCACATCATCAATCCCAAGTATAAGATATGCCTTCCATACCTATGATGGGGCTACTAGAGACGCATGGGATCACTAGGTATAGTAGAAGCATGATGATTAGATAGGATATCTGACAATGATGTAATGCATTAATTATCACGGAGGTTAGGAGGGCATTATATATGAGGTTCCCTCTCCGTTGGCATAGGTACACAAGTCGAATACTTTGCACTTGATTACTACATTTTTTGCTCTTCTCTCATAATATTGACTTGATTGTTTGAGTAGTCGCGCCAAGGACCCCTGACCTATTTACTAACGATTTCTTTCCTCCTATTTTATTTCTACTCGTAGACATCCTCCAGCTCGAAGTCTTCTTCTAGTCAACTGCTGAACCAGCTCACCGATAGTCCCTCTCCACTCGAGATCAGTCACTAAATTTTGTTAGTTTTGTGATATAATCTAATATATTTGGAGTTGATGTATCAAATGTTCATGTTTTTATCATGTTAAATAAGGAACATGAACGCATAAAATATGGTTCTCTTTAGATGGGGCAGCGTCCTTGGGGCCATGGTGTCACGGTAGGACATTCAGGTTGTCACCCAGGTATCCGCGGTTCGAACCCCAGTTATagcgtatttgtaggaatttttcctccaaatgggggcgTAACCAAAGGATACTGGACTTCTGAGTTGGCTGTCGCGTActcttcccgatttaccctggtgaccGGTGGAAAAATTTCGTGGGGCTGAGCCAATCATCTCCAGAGATAGTCAATAAAACTAATtagaattatcattttctttaGATGAGACGATGATTAAAACATGAAATATTACCATATTAGATCATAAGATCAAAATTCGACATATTCAAATATACCTATTTCATACGTTGACTACTACACTAATAACTACCTCTTCTATACTGGCATAAAAACAGATTGACAGGGCCAATTAAAGTCACCTGTGATATTACCACATGAatgcataaaatatatttatgcataaaatatatttttaaattacgaATAAACTTGTTATACAAGATCTATGAATTAACGTTAAAATATAAAAATGGAATTTaacattttaataattatttactaagagatataaaattaaaataagaaaaaaaactgaaggattttttatttaaatttacaaATTACAGGGATAAAATAGGAATATAAAAAGGAAGTGTTTATTTTTCTTCAAGAGAATGCTAACAAAAAAGAGAAccaccttttttttcttttaaaatgacACACTCATTTGATAATGATAATGCTGGAAAGAAGGATGTTTTTAGATCTAAAATGGAACTCAAAAGGCTTGGGCGATAGACTAGTTGACGAAAACCTCGAGAAGCAAAACCCAATTCTATTCATCTTTTGCCAAAAGTAGCCAAAACTCCAACAATCTCTAATGATTAAATGACGACAAATCTGAGGCGAGACCCAAAGAAATTGCACCCCCCCGGCAAGGGAGTCATTGTTCCATACATGCGATCAACACCAAAGCAAACAAATGTGTTCCCTCCCAAATCAATatccatgcaaaaaaaaaaaaaaacagcggGCAAACCGGTTTCTGGtgtaaatcatcattttcaatgaGCAAGTCCTGTATAGCACCCACATCATGTGGGCATTTTACCCATCCCAACAAAAAGGAGCCAAGGACAGCACACAGTTTTTAAGTATTGAGATGTAGGAGCTAATCCAAATGACTCCATTGCAAGTGGAAGTAGCTCTTCAGCCTCATGCTATCTTATTGGAAACAGTCTGGTATAGTGATCTAAGCTGAGTATTCCACTTGTCTATAGCAGTATATTTCTTCATCCCCTTCGAACTGTACAATAAACCATCAAATCAAGATCACGTATCATGCATGAGGAATCATTTTTATTTAATAGAGGCGAGGAAAATAAATGGATGAAAAATGAGACCTGTTGCTCCGCTCTAACAGCATGTTGACTTGATCAATGTGACCTTGGATACGGTTGTCCAAAATCAAGGAGACTAATAGCTGCTCTACGTCTTTCTCTGGCACATTGAGTTCCTGAAAATGGAACTGAGTTTACATACAATTCCAAATGAAACAAACAACAGCTAGGTCCAAACAATCACCAAAATGAGATAGACATAGTGATGATGCAAGGAGTCAAATAGTTTCAGTAATACCATCCTTAGATAATGTAGGTACGTGGTAGCAACAAAGGGATGAAAGTGGCAGGTCATGTATTCAAAACTTACAGCAGAATCTGCTTAAATCTTGCACAAAAAATCAACATGAATGCCATGAAAGATAGAAATTGCCAAGGGCACATCCAAACCTCTGAATCATATTTGATTAAAAGCACATTAGCAAATTTATAAATCACTTCAATAGTTAAACCCTTGATTCCAGAAACtctaaagacttggaaggttggGTGAATGCACAgaatgaaagaaaagaaaaggggaaggggTGAGGGGGAATATTTGTATTTTGGAGTGATTGAAAAGTGGAAACACACTCTTTACAGAAGGGAAACAAGATGAATGAAACACCTGTATATCCTTATCTGATATACCTATCAATATTTACTTGACAATTCCTTGACTAAACAAATCTGTAATGTTTAATCTATCACTATTTACACAACCCTTGCCCTTTCCTCAAATATTAGACTGACTAATTCCAAGGAAAATTTCTATTGGTGTTCATATCATTTAACCAATGAAGTTGCAGCTCATTTCTTATActttttagtttaattaagtgAGAAACAATTCACAAAAGTATGACACTAATTCTACTGAAATTAAGAATAGCAGAAATTTCTAAAGAGTTTTAGATTCAATTGTCATCCAACGTTGACGCTTGGAAAAAGTTCCATACCCTTCTGCCATTATCCTTTATGCTCACGGAATTATCCTTGTGCAATGTGAAAGGAAAAACTAAGCAGTGAGGAGAATAAGTGTCTTTTCTCACTCCAAAACAATAGTAATTCAACTGGAGTGAGGAAAATCTAGAACAGATAGCATATCTTTTCCAGAGCAATGATAACTATGGATATCAATAACCTTTGAAATGAATGGAATCCTGATTCGTGTGTACGGTTTTATGAGCTTAAGGAGAACTTGAGTTCTGATATTCTTCAAAAGATCTTCAATGTAATTTCTAATGAAAGGATCATCCATAATTGTTCTTCTGTTGTTCTGTAAGGATAGCTCAGCATCAGctacaaggtttccaagttaAATATTAACAGCATATACACAAAGTAATTacctttaaaatcttttcaaattctaATATCTCATTGCGCTGATATGCTGCTATAAGGTTAGTCATTGCCAAAATTTCAGGGTCATTTTTGTAACTGCATAAAGGTTCCAGGTGAGCTGAAGCAAGATCACGTGAATAAAATTAGCAATCACAAAGGTTCAGGTATTCTTACGGCTTTGCCTCTTGTCCATCAAAGGGATTCACTTCAGATTGCATCAGCATGTTTGCAAGAACCAAATACCTGTAATGCAATTTGAGACAAAACCATAATCTGCATTTCATCAACCTTGGAACCAAAATAGCTGTACGAGTGGACAAAACCATATTCTgcatttcataaaaaaaaataagaataataagATATTTATATACTTGAGACATTGGATACGGCGCTGATTCCCAGCTTCATCATAATTCTTGAAGGCGTCAAAGAAATCAGTGGCTGCTTCTGCCCATTGCCTCTCAGCCATGTGCATTTTCCCACCACATTCGTGAATTATACCCATGATTCTTGGATGAGGTATTGCTGACTTGATGGTAAGAGCTTTTTGGTACAGTTGCTGTGACCAATACATGTAGCAGAAATAAATGCATTTTATTTCAGGCCCTTGAAATATACAAGAGAAAAGTTCAAGATCAAACAGTGATCATAAACTCAACACGTGAACACGTATACATGTAGCTACTTTTGTCATCATAACCAAGGGATAATAAGATCTTGTatgttgaaaaagaaaaaaaaaatcaatgattaATAGCAGTCagcaattaaatataaatttacatgtaagtttaaatatttaaataaactcATAAATCATAATAAATAGGATCACCGCACTCAAGCTGAAGAAACTATATTTGAATTAACCATCTATACTTCACCACTATCATATTGATTATGGAATTTGCAGTTTTGTGTCAGATGAAGCAATTTCTCTTCATAATCTGATCAAAGTTTTCTGACTATTAAACCTTCCAATAAAAGCATT
This window of the Zingiber officinale cultivar Zhangliang chromosome 3B, Zo_v1.1, whole genome shotgun sequence genome carries:
- the LOC121967549 gene encoding COP9 signalosome complex subunit 2; translated protein: MGSDADMEDYGFEYSDDEPEEQDVDIENQYYNSKGLVETDPKEALTGFAEVVRMEPEKAEWGFKALKQTVKLYYRLGKYKEMMEAYREMLTYIKSAVTRNYSEKCINSIMDFVSGSANQNFSLLQEFYEMTLKALEEAKNERLWFKTNLKLCTIWFDMQEYGRMNKILKELHKSCQREDGTDDQKKGTQLLEVYAIEIQMYTQTKNNKKLKQLYQKALTIKSAIPHPRIMGIIHECGGKMHMAERQWAEAATDFFDAFKNYDEAGNQRRIQCLKYLVLANMLMQSEVNPFDGQEAKPYKNDPEILAMTNLIAAYQRNEILEFEKILKNNRRTIMDDPFIRNYIEDLLKNIRTQVLLKLIKPYTRIRIPFISKELNVPEKDVEQLLVSLILDNRIQGHIDQVNMLLERSNSSKGMKKYTAIDKWNTQLRSLYQTVSNKIA